In one window of Candidatus Scalindua sp. DNA:
- a CDS encoding citrate synthase, with translation MTSKKATLIIEKSKKNISLPVYTGTEGPEAIDITALYREAELFTYDPGFMSTASCESSITYVDGEKGILRYRGYDTTELAEKSNFMEVCYLLLNGELPDKKEFDLFVSEIKRRTLVHEQLQFLYRGFPRFSHPMAIMCGAFASLSAFYHDSLNIYDEEQRKIAALRMIAKTPTLAAMAHKYSIGKPFIYPRNDLDYTANFLHMLFAVPSEEYKVNKVIAQAMDTIFILHADHEQNASTSTVRLAGSSGANPFACISAGIASLWGPAHGGANEAVIHMLEEIGDIKNIPKFIKRAKDKADPFRLMGFGHRVYKNYDPRASVLKDTCHKVLTELGMQDNSLLRIAVKLEEIALNDTYFIEHKLYPNVDFYSGIIFKAIGIPSNLYTVLFAIARTIGWVAQWKEMIEDPKQKIGRPRQLYTGHTLRKYVSLGKRK, from the coding sequence ATGACTAGTAAAAAAGCCACACTGATAATTGAAAAAAGCAAAAAAAATATATCGCTTCCTGTTTATACGGGGACTGAGGGTCCTGAAGCAATTGATATAACCGCACTCTACAGGGAGGCGGAACTATTTACTTATGATCCCGGTTTCATGTCCACCGCATCCTGTGAATCAAGTATAACGTATGTTGATGGTGAAAAAGGTATCCTCCGATATAGAGGCTATGACACTACGGAACTGGCTGAAAAGAGTAACTTTATGGAAGTTTGCTACCTGTTGTTAAATGGAGAATTGCCTGATAAAAAAGAATTTGACCTTTTTGTTTCAGAAATAAAGCGTCGTACACTTGTGCATGAACAGCTGCAATTCCTCTACAGGGGGTTTCCTCGTTTTTCACACCCGATGGCGATAATGTGCGGGGCATTTGCTTCCCTTTCAGCGTTTTATCATGATTCCTTGAATATTTACGATGAAGAACAGAGAAAAATTGCTGCGTTAAGAATGATTGCAAAAACGCCGACACTTGCAGCAATGGCCCATAAATATTCGATTGGCAAACCTTTTATTTACCCAAGAAACGATCTTGATTATACTGCCAATTTTTTACATATGTTATTTGCGGTACCTTCTGAAGAGTATAAGGTTAATAAGGTTATTGCACAGGCAATGGATACGATTTTTATTTTACATGCTGATCACGAACAAAATGCTTCCACCTCTACGGTAAGGCTTGCGGGATCTTCCGGAGCAAACCCATTTGCATGTATCAGTGCAGGCATTGCTTCGCTTTGGGGGCCTGCTCACGGGGGTGCCAATGAAGCCGTTATCCATATGCTGGAGGAGATCGGTGATATAAAAAATATCCCCAAATTCATTAAAAGGGCTAAAGACAAGGCTGATCCTTTCAGGCTTATGGGGTTTGGTCACCGGGTATATAAGAATTATGATCCAAGAGCCAGTGTGCTGAAGGATACCTGCCATAAGGTTCTTACGGAGCTTGGCATGCAGGATAATTCATTACTCAGGATTGCGGTAAAATTAGAAGAAATCGCATTAAATGATACCTACTTCATAGAACACAAACTCTATCCGAATGTGGATTTTTATTCGGGTATAATATTTAAGGCAATTGGTATACCTTCAAATCTGTATACGGTTCTTTTTGCAATTGCAAGAACGATTGGATGGGTTGCCCAGTGGAAAGAAATGATTGAAGACCCGAAACAGAAAATCGGACGTCCGCGTCAGCTTTATACAGGTCATACATTGAGAAAATATGTCTCTCTAGGAAAAAGAAAGTAA
- a CDS encoding DUF21 domain-containing protein, with amino-acid sequence METLIWIAIAFCISQSAMFSGLNLAFFSVTRLSLEVEALTGNNNAKKVLALRKDSNYLLTTVLWGNVGVNVLMTLLSGSILTGLWAFIFSTFVITIFGEIMPQAYFSRNALKMASLLMPLFKIYQIILYPIVKPSAKLLDLWLGQENIQYFRERGLREIIKKHVEASDVDVDRLEGLGALNFLDIDDLLVSHEGEPVDPKSIIKLPLSRGLPVFPAFERSPSDPFLQQIQSSGKKWVIIIDESDEPHLVLDSDGFLRSVLFNKMSDHPYAYCHRPIIVKDPHIELGNVILKLRVRPERAGDDVIDHDVILVWCDEKRVITGADILGRLLRGIIIHLR; translated from the coding sequence ATGGAAACTTTAATATGGATAGCCATAGCTTTCTGCATATCTCAGTCAGCCATGTTTTCAGGTCTCAATCTCGCTTTTTTCAGCGTGACAAGACTAAGCCTGGAGGTTGAGGCTTTAACAGGAAACAACAACGCTAAAAAAGTCCTTGCACTCAGAAAAGATTCAAACTATTTACTAACTACTGTCTTATGGGGAAATGTGGGAGTTAATGTCCTTATGACACTCTTATCAGGCTCTATTCTCACTGGACTCTGGGCATTCATTTTTTCCACTTTTGTCATCACTATCTTTGGTGAAATCATGCCGCAGGCGTATTTTTCGCGAAACGCCCTCAAGATGGCCTCACTTCTCATGCCCCTCTTTAAGATATATCAAATAATTCTTTATCCGATCGTAAAACCTTCCGCAAAACTTCTTGATCTCTGGCTCGGGCAGGAGAATATACAGTATTTCCGTGAAAGGGGTCTGCGTGAAATAATAAAAAAACACGTAGAGGCCAGTGATGTCGATGTAGACCGGCTCGAAGGGCTGGGGGCTCTGAATTTTCTGGATATTGACGATCTTCTTGTGTCCCATGAAGGGGAGCCTGTTGATCCGAAAAGTATTATCAAATTACCTCTTTCCAGAGGGTTACCTGTTTTCCCCGCGTTTGAAAGAAGCCCCTCTGACCCTTTCCTTCAGCAAATCCAGTCATCCGGCAAAAAGTGGGTCATTATAATAGATGAGTCAGACGAACCCCACCTTGTCCTTGATTCAGATGGATTTCTCAGGTCTGTCTTATTTAATAAGATGAGTGACCATCCATATGCTTACTGTCATCGCCCTATTATTGTAAAAGATCCTCATATTGAGCTGGGTAATGTAATATTAAAATTGCGAGTGAGGCCGGAACGTGCGGGTGATGATGTTATTGACCATGATGTTATCCTTGTCTGGTGCGATGAAAAACGGGTAATTACCGGAGCTGATATACTTGGACGTTTATTAAGAGGAATAATAATTCACTTGAGATAG
- a CDS encoding calcium/sodium antiporter — protein MTYSIFLLITGLGLLLGGGSVLVRGSSSLAKNLGVSPLVIGLTVVAFGTSAPELTVNMLAAIKGSGDISFGNIIGSNIANIGLVLACAAIIKPLKIESSVITREIPMMLLASIAAVIMGCDIFFRNAGEMYDRSDGLLLLLFFGVFIYYTISGVLKQKSTDLFVVQAEGQGEQYVLPVRWRLIGIDLSLTLAGLALLIIGGKISVDSAIKLAQLFGVPEVIIGLTIIAVGTSLPELITSVIAAWRGQAELAVGNVVGSNIFNLLFVTGLGASIKPIGIPSSGQTDLFMMLFLAVILLPLSISNQRRIVRLEGIFLLALYAGYTLWRIFHV, from the coding sequence ATGACATACAGCATATTCCTTTTAATAACCGGCCTGGGTTTGCTCCTTGGAGGGGGGAGTGTATTGGTACGGGGATCATCCTCATTAGCAAAAAACCTTGGTGTTTCTCCCCTCGTGATTGGTTTGACTGTGGTTGCCTTTGGTACCAGTGCCCCTGAATTGACGGTAAACATGCTGGCAGCTATCAAAGGTAGCGGAGATATCTCATTCGGCAATATAATCGGGTCGAATATTGCGAACATAGGCCTGGTGCTTGCCTGCGCAGCCATTATCAAACCTCTGAAAATTGAAAGTTCTGTAATTACCCGGGAAATCCCCATGATGCTTCTCGCCTCAATAGCAGCAGTTATTATGGGATGTGATATCTTTTTTAGAAATGCCGGGGAGATGTATGACCGGTCAGATGGATTACTGCTTTTATTGTTTTTTGGGGTGTTTATTTATTACACCATAAGCGGTGTCTTGAAGCAAAAATCAACTGACCTGTTTGTCGTACAGGCAGAGGGACAGGGTGAACAATACGTTCTGCCGGTACGATGGAGGTTGATAGGTATCGATCTTTCTCTTACCCTTGCCGGTCTGGCACTATTAATTATTGGCGGTAAAATTTCTGTAGATTCAGCCATAAAACTTGCTCAATTATTCGGTGTGCCTGAGGTCATCATTGGATTAACCATTATTGCAGTAGGGACCAGCTTGCCGGAATTGATTACCTCCGTTATCGCCGCCTGGCGCGGACAGGCAGAACTGGCAGTTGGAAATGTGGTTGGTTCAAACATCTTCAATCTCCTTTTTGTGACAGGTCTTGGTGCATCGATAAAACCCATTGGAATTCCTTCATCAGGTCAGACAGACCTCTTCATGATGCTTTTTCTGGCTGTCATATTACTTCCGCTCTCCATCAGCAATCAGCGTCGTATCGTTCGGCTGGAGGGTATATTTTTACTAGCCCTCTATGCCGGCTATACCCTGTGGCGAATTTTCCATGTATGA
- a CDS encoding cation-transporting P-type ATPase, which translates to MADVNQIDDRKSIPWHARGIETVFSDSASQPEGLAEAEAEQRLLKHGPNKLTPPGKRSLVSRLFAQINNVLIYVLLGSALITALLRHWFDSGIIFGVVILNALIGFIQEGKAEKALDAIRDMLSLQASVLRDKKRIMLPADRVVPGDIVFLQSGDKVPADIRLFKVRDLRIDESALTGESVPVEKTTLPVDRDKTVGDRTCMAFSGTFVTYGQGQGVVVGTGDDTEIGRISSMLAQVAPLTTRLLKQMSEFGRQLTVAIVSIAIATFLFGMFVRSYSFVDMFMASVGLFVAAIPEGLPAIISIALAIGVQSMARRKAIIRRLPAVETLGSVTVICSDKTGTLTRNEMTVQTVVTVNNTFDVSGVGYDPHGGFSLKGKEASLKDYPEIGDIARSVLLCNDATLNEIEGKWCMQGDPTEGALITLAKKAGIEHSFENENENVPRVDTIPFESEHRFMATLHHDHTGHRFIYLKGAPERVLELCTHQRCYGKKAAINNSYWQDKILDIASRGQRVIAVAYKAVKRDKQQINFADVEEGMTLLGFIGIIDPPSEEAMAAIKQCKNAGIRVKMITGDHALTAQVIGAQLGIGDNKMVLTGNELDTFTDDQLSEKVQTVDIFARVSPAHKLRLVEILQRNGEVVAMTGDGVNDAPALKRADVGIAMGIKGTEVSKEASEMVLTDDNFSSIVSAVEEGRRVYDNIKKSIVFILPTNVGEAGMIIVAILSGRMLPITPIQILWVNMITAVTLCLSLVFEQPEHGTMNKPPRDPREPILSLFLAWRILFVSFIIILGTFGLFLWDSLHSASLEESRTMAVNTLVMFEVFYLFNIRYLRRSVLSVNGLFGNRYVLIAVAATIVIQMGFTYAPPMQHIFGTAPLTWKNWIFIVMVASSVFIFVELEKILLKKRSNG; encoded by the coding sequence GTGGCTGACGTAAATCAGATAGATGACAGAAAGAGTATCCCCTGGCATGCCAGGGGCATCGAGACGGTATTTTCCGATAGTGCGAGTCAGCCAGAAGGACTGGCGGAGGCGGAGGCAGAGCAGCGTTTGTTAAAACACGGGCCTAATAAACTGACACCTCCCGGGAAACGGAGCCTGGTATCACGGCTTTTCGCGCAGATAAACAATGTACTCATCTACGTGCTTCTCGGTTCAGCACTTATTACTGCATTGCTTCGCCACTGGTTTGATTCAGGGATTATCTTTGGCGTGGTTATCTTAAACGCGCTCATCGGATTCATTCAGGAGGGTAAAGCGGAAAAGGCCCTGGATGCTATTCGGGACATGCTCTCTCTCCAGGCATCCGTATTGAGAGATAAAAAACGTATCATGCTTCCCGCAGACCGCGTAGTACCGGGTGACATAGTGTTTCTGCAATCCGGGGATAAGGTTCCGGCAGATATCCGGTTATTTAAGGTGAGGGATCTGCGTATTGATGAATCTGCGCTCACCGGGGAGTCTGTTCCGGTAGAAAAGACAACGCTCCCTGTGGACAGGGATAAAACGGTGGGCGACAGAACCTGCATGGCTTTTTCCGGTACCTTTGTAACCTATGGCCAGGGGCAGGGAGTTGTTGTCGGCACCGGTGATGATACAGAGATCGGAAGAATCAGCTCAATGCTTGCACAGGTTGCGCCTTTAACCACCCGATTACTCAAACAGATGTCAGAATTCGGGCGTCAATTGACCGTGGCAATTGTCTCCATAGCTATCGCAACGTTTCTCTTCGGTATGTTTGTAAGAAGTTACTCCTTTGTGGATATGTTCATGGCAAGTGTCGGCCTTTTTGTCGCGGCAATTCCCGAGGGACTGCCCGCAATCATTTCCATAGCACTGGCAATTGGTGTCCAGTCGATGGCACGGAGGAAGGCCATTATACGGCGTCTTCCGGCAGTGGAAACCCTCGGTTCCGTTACGGTTATCTGTTCTGACAAGACAGGAACCTTGACACGTAATGAGATGACGGTTCAGACGGTTGTTACGGTGAACAATACCTTTGATGTCAGCGGGGTTGGCTATGACCCCCATGGGGGCTTTTCCTTGAAGGGAAAAGAGGCCTCCTTAAAGGATTACCCTGAAATAGGAGATATAGCGCGTTCCGTCCTTCTCTGTAATGATGCGACATTGAATGAAATTGAGGGAAAATGGTGCATGCAGGGTGACCCTACCGAGGGAGCGTTGATTACCCTGGCGAAAAAGGCGGGTATAGAACACTCATTTGAAAATGAAAATGAAAATGTACCGCGTGTCGATACCATTCCGTTTGAATCGGAGCACCGCTTCATGGCAACGCTGCATCACGACCATACCGGTCACCGGTTTATCTACCTGAAAGGTGCCCCGGAGCGGGTATTAGAACTCTGTACTCATCAGCGGTGTTACGGTAAAAAAGCAGCCATAAACAATTCCTACTGGCAGGATAAAATTCTGGATATTGCTAGCAGGGGACAACGAGTGATCGCCGTGGCATATAAAGCCGTCAAAAGGGACAAACAACAGATCAATTTTGCTGATGTAGAGGAAGGTATGACACTGCTCGGATTTATCGGAATAATTGATCCTCCCAGTGAAGAGGCAATGGCAGCGATAAAACAGTGTAAAAATGCGGGTATCAGGGTGAAAATGATCACCGGCGACCACGCGTTGACAGCACAGGTCATAGGTGCTCAGCTGGGTATCGGGGATAATAAGATGGTACTGACGGGAAATGAATTAGATACATTCACGGATGATCAGTTAAGTGAGAAAGTACAGACCGTGGATATATTTGCCCGGGTAAGTCCGGCGCACAAGTTACGTCTCGTAGAGATATTACAGCGTAATGGCGAAGTGGTGGCAATGACGGGAGACGGAGTGAATGATGCGCCTGCACTGAAACGGGCGGATGTTGGTATTGCCATGGGTATCAAGGGTACCGAGGTATCGAAAGAGGCTTCAGAAATGGTGTTGACAGATGATAATTTCTCTTCCATTGTAAGTGCCGTGGAAGAAGGCAGGAGAGTTTATGATAACATAAAAAAATCGATTGTCTTTATTCTGCCTACCAATGTTGGTGAAGCAGGAATGATTATTGTTGCCATACTGTCAGGTCGAATGCTGCCGATCACTCCTATTCAGATCCTCTGGGTTAATATGATTACGGCTGTTACCCTTTGCTTATCGCTGGTATTTGAGCAACCTGAACATGGAACAATGAATAAACCGCCACGGGACCCCAGAGAACCGATTCTCTCGCTTTTCTTAGCCTGGAGAATCCTCTTTGTCTCTTTCATCATTATCCTGGGTACCTTCGGTCTCTTTTTATGGGATAGCCTCCACAGTGCTTCCCTCGAAGAGTCAAGAACCATGGCGGTAAATACCCTTGTGATGTTTGAGGTCTTTTATCTCTTCAATATCCGTTATCTGAGAAGATCAGTTTTGAGCGTAAACGGATTATTCGGGAATCGGTACGTCTTGATTGCAGTCGCGGCAACGATCGTAATCCAGATGGGATTTACGTATGCCCCTCCGATGCAGCACATTTTCGGGACTGCTCCCCTTACGTGGAAAAACTGGATATTTATCGTTATGGTCGCGTCTTCAGTGTTTATTTTTGTAGAATTGGAAAAGATATTACTCAAAAAAAGGAGTAACGGTTAA
- a CDS encoding cytochrome c3 family protein: MKQMSVALFCIGMAFLNSIQVDAEEKSFLSATPDVSEQTQICVLCHKESTPGIVADWLTSRHSKITPDMAMKKPALERRVSSDSIPEALRAVAVGCYECHSQNPTLHKDNFEHFGFQINVIVSPNDCKTCHSVEVEQYSDSKKAYALDNIQKNPLYHTLVETLTSSKEIEGNEITDLKSSENAKLEACYSCHGSMVSVNGTKKISTSSGDINVPDLINWPNQGVGRINPDGSRGACTPCHPRHSFSIEIARKPYTCSQCHLEPDVPGFEVYKDSKHGNIFSSKQHEWNWDNVPWRVGKDFTAPTCAVCHNSLIVTEDNKVIVSRTHNFGSRSWVRLFGLPYSHPQPKSGKTYLIRNKDGLPLPTALDGEPSTGYLIDKDEQTERQNIMKKVCKSCHNSDLTNQHFKKLDSTIAETDRMTLTATNLLLNVWNEGLEDPSNPFDEMIERRWLKQWFFNANSIRFGSAMGGYDYIAFKNGWFQLIENLEEMREMMALKKLLKKME, translated from the coding sequence ATGAAGCAAATGTCTGTTGCACTGTTTTGTATAGGTATGGCGTTTTTGAATAGTATTCAAGTTGATGCGGAAGAGAAATCGTTCCTGTCTGCAACACCTGATGTAAGCGAGCAGACACAAATATGCGTTCTGTGTCACAAGGAATCTACTCCGGGAATAGTTGCAGATTGGTTGACAAGCAGACACTCAAAAATAACCCCGGATATGGCAATGAAAAAACCTGCCCTGGAGAGAAGGGTTTCAAGTGATTCAATTCCGGAAGCATTAAGAGCTGTAGCAGTTGGCTGCTATGAATGTCATAGTCAGAACCCTACCCTTCACAAGGACAATTTCGAACACTTCGGGTTTCAAATCAATGTGATAGTTTCACCAAATGACTGCAAGACCTGTCATTCTGTTGAGGTAGAGCAGTATTCAGATAGTAAAAAAGCATATGCGTTAGACAACATTCAGAAAAACCCTCTTTATCATACCCTTGTTGAGACGCTTACAAGCAGCAAAGAAATCGAAGGTAATGAGATAACCGATCTTAAGTCATCTGAAAACGCAAAACTTGAGGCATGCTATTCCTGTCACGGCAGTATGGTCAGCGTAAACGGAACAAAGAAGATCTCCACCAGCTCCGGAGATATTAATGTCCCTGATCTCATAAACTGGCCAAATCAGGGGGTAGGGAGGATTAATCCTGATGGAAGCCGTGGGGCATGCACCCCGTGCCATCCAAGACACAGCTTTTCCATAGAAATAGCCAGAAAACCTTATACGTGCTCCCAGTGCCATCTTGAACCGGATGTCCCCGGGTTTGAGGTTTATAAAGATAGTAAACATGGAAACATTTTCAGCTCAAAGCAGCATGAATGGAACTGGGATAATGTTCCCTGGAGAGTCGGTAAAGATTTTACCGCACCTACCTGTGCGGTGTGTCACAACAGTCTGATAGTTACGGAAGATAACAAGGTCATCGTATCGAGGACACATAATTTTGGATCGAGGTCATGGGTAAGATTATTCGGACTACCCTACTCCCATCCTCAACCGAAAAGCGGCAAGACATATTTAATCAGGAACAAAGACGGTCTGCCGCTTCCTACCGCTCTCGATGGTGAACCAAGTACCGGATACCTTATTGACAAAGACGAGCAGACAGAGCGTCAAAATATAATGAAAAAGGTATGTAAATCCTGTCACAATTCTGATTTAACAAATCAGCACTTTAAAAAATTGGATTCAACCATAGCGGAAACAGACAGGATGACCTTGACCGCTACAAACCTGCTTTTAAACGTCTGGAATGAAGGACTGGAAGATCCATCTAATCCTTTTGACGAAATGATTGAGCGTAGGTGGTTAAAACAATGGTTCTTCAACGCCAACTCTATACGATTTGGTTCTGCCATGGGAGGCTACGACTATATCGCCTTTAAAAATGGCTGGTTCCAGTTAATAGAAAATCTTGAGGAGATGCGTGAAATGATGGCCTTGAAGAAGCTGCTTAAAAAAATGGAATAA
- a CDS encoding superoxide dismutase: MITLPELPYTKDALEPYISSKTLDFHYGKHHNAYVVNTNKLLENHALKDKTLEEIIKDTTGDSSQAGLFNNAAQVWNHTFYWNSIKPKGGGQPAGRIADRIKSDLGGYDKFVEALQTAGAGQFGSGWAWLVVNKEGKLEVTKTANADTPLAHGLKPVLTVDVWEHAYYLDYQNRRPDYLKSFIENLINWDFANSNI, from the coding sequence ATGATTACACTGCCTGAATTACCATATACAAAAGACGCATTGGAACCTTATATCAGTTCAAAAACGCTGGATTTTCATTATGGAAAGCACCATAATGCATATGTTGTTAATACCAATAAGTTACTTGAAAACCATGCGTTGAAAGACAAAACTCTTGAAGAGATCATAAAGGATACCACGGGAGACTCTTCACAGGCAGGGCTATTCAACAACGCAGCACAGGTATGGAATCATACTTTTTACTGGAACAGTATAAAACCGAAGGGAGGCGGACAACCCGCAGGCAGAATAGCTGACAGGATAAAGAGTGATCTGGGTGGATATGATAAATTTGTTGAGGCTCTCCAGACGGCCGGGGCCGGTCAGTTTGGAAGCGGGTGGGCATGGCTGGTTGTGAATAAAGAGGGAAAACTTGAGGTTACAAAGACAGCCAATGCTGATACGCCCCTGGCGCACGGATTAAAGCCGGTGCTCACAGTGGATGTATGGGAGCATGCATATTATCTGGATTATCAAAACCGAAGACCTGATTATCTTAAAAGTTTTATTGAAAATCTCATAAATTGGGATTTTGCGAATTCAAATATATAA
- a CDS encoding amino acid permease translates to MTVQDRTKAYVTGEKTGTMGMFTGVFTPSILTILGIILFLRLGYVVGNAGLGRALVILALANGISLLTTFSLSAIATNLKVKGGGDYYIISRTLGLEFGGAIGIVLFLAQSLSIAFYCIGFGEVIAEFVSPDMEILPQIIAAASVAFLFMFAWLGTNWASRFQYVVMGILTAALISFFWGGLTQWDNSLLIQNWSYPDKGLPFWTLFAIFFPAVTGFTQGVSMSGDLKDAGKSLPLGTFLAVGISILIYYLAGIVLAASRPADVLMSDYGVIRHVAIVEFLVLAGVIAATLSSAMASFLGAPRILQSLSSDRIFPFLLPFAKGYGSSGNPRRGVLLSAGIAFAAIGLGKLNIIAPVVSMFFLISYGLLNYAAFFEARTASPSFRPRFKLYNPYISLAGAVACLFVMLAIDLNSGVISAAMLFAIYQYLKRTAGPARWADSRRSHHIERIREHLLAASKEQEHPLNWRPQILLFSDNSQRRKQLLYFASWFEGECGFITAVKILCGERIILPELREEAETELQNDIRENNIEAFPLVIAAADFNQGIHILVQAHGIGPLKANTILLNWLDTKPEGRDIRELIYVRHLKTAFRLGCNIITLDARLDEWQKLLLLSSGERRIDVWWWNDNSSHLMLLLAYLMTRSDAWEGSKIRVMAPCLAHSKDETKKQLQQKLEEVRIDAEPEVVFDVDTDVIINQSADAALVFLPFRLSRNKPLCPFGKPIDQILESLPITALVLAAEDIVLDAEPEEGKAGEIAATSDAVADTEKLAHKAEKESINATKALTDSKEKLRQMEKKSAESEVDASLIADLKKVDKEAEKRAETSTRRSARLKAKADDAARSANKMGIQTEKPGNGLPGAPGF, encoded by the coding sequence ATGACAGTTCAAGACCGGACTAAGGCATACGTAACTGGTGAAAAAACAGGAACGATGGGCATGTTTACCGGGGTATTCACCCCCAGTATCCTGACGATTCTTGGTATTATCCTCTTCCTCCGATTGGGTTATGTAGTGGGCAATGCCGGCCTGGGACGTGCTCTGGTCATTCTGGCGCTGGCCAACGGGATCTCTCTCCTGACCACTTTTTCCCTGTCTGCCATTGCCACGAACCTGAAAGTCAAGGGTGGCGGAGATTACTATATTATCTCCCGCACACTCGGGCTTGAATTCGGAGGAGCTATCGGCATAGTACTTTTCCTTGCCCAGTCGCTTTCCATCGCATTTTACTGTATCGGCTTTGGAGAAGTGATAGCGGAGTTTGTTTCTCCTGACATGGAAATTCTTCCCCAGATAATCGCCGCCGCGTCAGTAGCTTTTCTGTTCATGTTTGCCTGGCTGGGAACCAATTGGGCTTCACGTTTTCAGTATGTAGTTATGGGTATACTTACTGCCGCTCTCATATCTTTTTTCTGGGGTGGTTTAACTCAATGGGACAACTCTCTCTTAATACAAAACTGGTCATATCCTGATAAAGGGTTACCTTTCTGGACTCTTTTTGCGATCTTTTTTCCGGCAGTCACTGGTTTTACTCAGGGTGTAAGCATGTCGGGAGATTTAAAGGATGCAGGAAAAAGTTTACCGCTTGGCACCTTCCTGGCAGTCGGCATCTCGATATTGATATACTACCTTGCCGGAATTGTCCTGGCTGCGTCCCGGCCCGCTGATGTCTTAATGAGTGACTATGGTGTAATCAGGCATGTGGCCATTGTTGAATTTCTTGTCTTGGCCGGTGTTATTGCCGCAACGTTATCTTCTGCTATGGCTTCATTCCTTGGAGCTCCCCGCATACTTCAGTCTCTTTCTTCCGATCGTATTTTTCCATTTTTACTCCCTTTCGCCAAAGGATACGGTTCCAGCGGAAACCCTCGACGAGGAGTTTTGCTCTCTGCCGGAATAGCTTTTGCCGCCATAGGTCTGGGTAAACTGAACATTATTGCGCCGGTCGTATCCATGTTTTTCCTGATATCATATGGACTCTTAAATTATGCTGCTTTTTTTGAAGCCAGGACAGCCAGCCCATCGTTTCGACCAAGGTTCAAACTGTACAATCCTTACATAAGTCTCGCTGGTGCAGTGGCATGTCTCTTCGTCATGCTGGCCATAGATTTAAACTCAGGTGTGATTTCGGCTGCTATGTTATTTGCAATTTATCAATATCTTAAACGGACTGCCGGCCCTGCACGCTGGGCAGACAGTCGCCGCTCACACCATATTGAGCGTATTCGGGAGCATCTTCTCGCCGCATCAAAGGAGCAGGAGCATCCTCTCAATTGGCGTCCTCAGATCCTTCTGTTCTCTGATAATTCTCAACGCCGGAAGCAGCTTCTTTATTTTGCATCATGGTTTGAAGGTGAATGTGGATTCATAACTGCCGTTAAGATACTCTGTGGAGAGAGAATAATACTACCTGAACTCAGGGAAGAAGCTGAGACGGAGCTGCAGAACGACATTCGTGAGAATAATATTGAAGCATTTCCCCTGGTTATTGCAGCCGCAGACTTTAACCAGGGAATTCACATACTTGTACAAGCTCACGGGATCGGTCCCCTTAAGGCAAATACGATTCTATTAAACTGGCTGGATACGAAGCCTGAGGGGAGAGATATTCGAGAGTTGATTTATGTCCGTCATTTGAAAACCGCTTTCAGGCTGGGCTGCAACATTATTACTCTGGATGCAAGACTTGATGAATGGCAGAAACTCCTGCTGTTATCATCCGGGGAGCGTCGCATAGATGTCTGGTGGTGGAATGATAACAGCAGCCATCTCATGCTGCTGCTGGCGTACCTGATGACCCGAAGTGATGCCTGGGAAGGATCAAAGATCAGGGTAATGGCACCATGTCTGGCTCATAGTAAAGATGAAACGAAAAAACAGCTTCAACAAAAACTGGAAGAAGTGCGTATCGATGCCGAGCCAGAGGTAGTTTTCGATGTTGACACTGATGTTATTATAAACCAGTCTGCAGATGCGGCTCTTGTATTTCTTCCATTCCGCCTGAGCCGTAATAAGCCCCTGTGTCCATTTGGCAAACCCATTGACCAAATTCTTGAGTCTCTGCCGATCACGGCTTTGGTTCTGGCGGCGGAAGACATAGTTTTAGATGCTGAACCGGAGGAGGGAAAAGCAGGAGAGATTGCAGCAACATCTGATGCCGTGGCTGATACAGAGAAACTGGCTCACAAGGCGGAGAAAGAGTCGATTAATGCAACGAAGGCATTAACAGATTCAAAAGAAAAATTAAGACAGATGGAGAAAAAGAGTGCTGAATCTGAGGTTGATGCCTCTCTCATTGCCGATCTTAAAAAAGTAGATAAGGAAGCCGAGAAACGGGCAGAAACCTCAACGAGAAGGTCTGCCAGACTGAAAGCTAAAGCAGATGATGCTGCCAGAAGTGCGAATAAGATGGGTATACAAACTGAAAAACCAGGAAACGGACTCCCCGGGGCCCCCGGATTCTGA